From a single Populus trichocarpa isolate Nisqually-1 chromosome 17, P.trichocarpa_v4.1, whole genome shotgun sequence genomic region:
- the LOC18106912 gene encoding acetyl-CoA-benzylalcohol acetyltransferase, with amino-acid sequence MRVEIVSRKFITPSSSTPPQLRSCEISALDQLLPPVYVGLTYFYAADENIQGAKHSERGKQLEESLSKILTLYYPVAGRYDEEKLLIDCNDKGVEYLEAEVSGRLSQILNGELQPEQLNQFLPYPVASPTSPLVSVQVSTFECGGLAVGLRISHKICDAATLTSFVNGWATTSRVGIDEVPRPSFALPSLFPTRETTQILKATPVKNGARVVTRTFVFSRSAVANLQVIARTRDDDLEGGKGQPSRVQVVTAVVWRALIKVAKLKHGYLRPSALIHGVEMRKRSALPLPPNCFGNMLRVSMARFEADESKMGLPDLVIPVRQAIRDAVSDCRNAISYDDLLLGAAGSFSEWNEEASKGEIDVYTFTSWCGFPIYEMDFGWGKPAWVSSPHKPVPVVNLLDTKDGGVEVWMTAEEKGMILFQQDPEIIALTDSRLKNNV; translated from the coding sequence ATGAGGGTTGAAATTGTTTCCAGGAAATTCATTACTCCATCATCTTCAACCCCACCTCAACTTAGAAGCTGCGAAATATCGGCCTTGGATCAGCTTCTTCCTCCAGTTTATGTAggattaacatatttttacGCGGCTGACGAAAACATTCAAGGAGCCAAGCATTCCGAAAGAGGAAAGCAGTTGGAGGAATCATTATCCAAAATCTTAACCCTCTACTATCCGGTGGCAGGGAGATATGATGAAGAAAAGCTGTTGATCGATTGCAACGATAAAGGGGTAGAATATTTGGAAGCTGAAGTAAGTGGACGACTCTCTCAAATTTTAAATGGGGAGTTGCAGCCTGAGCAGTTGAATCAGTTTCTTCCGTATCCTGTTGCATCACCCACAAGTCCATTAGTATCTGTGCAAGTAAGCACTTTCGAGTGCGGTGGACTGGCTGTCGGCTTGCGCATTTCACACAAGATATGTGATGCAGCGACATTAACCTCATTTGTCAATGGATGGGCAACAACAAGTCGAGTTGGTATTGATGAAGTGCCCCGACCGAGTTTTGCTCTGCCATCCCTCTTTCCGACAAGAGAGACAACTCAAATCCTGAAAGCAACTCCGGTTAAAAATGGAGCTAGGGTCGTGACAAGAACTTTTGTGTTTAGCAGGTCTGCAGTAGCCAACCTGCAAGTGATTGCCAGAACAAGAGATGATGATTTGGAAGGAGGGAAAGGCCAACCTTCGCGAGTCCAAGTAGTGACCGCAGTTGTATGGAGGGCTCTGATTAAGGTGGCTAAACTTAAGCATGGATACCTGAGGCCATCTGCCTTAATTCATGGAGTGGAAATGAGAAAGAGGTCAGCATTACCACTACCACCAAATTGCTTCGGAAACATGTTGAGGGTTTCGATGGCTCGATTTGAGGCAGACGAGAGCAAAATGGGGTTGCCTGACCTGGTCATTCCGGTAAGGCAGGCGATAAGGGATGCCGTTTCGGATTGCCGAAACGCAATaagctatgatgatttgttgttgGGAGCAGCAGGGAGTTTCAGTGAATGGAATGAGGAAGCAAGTAAAGGTGAGATAGATGTGTATACGTTTACTAGCTGGTGTGGTTTCCCGATTTATGAAATGGATTTTGGCTGGGGGAAGCCTGCATGGGTGAGCAGTCCCCATAAGCCAGTACCAGTGGTGAACTTGCTGGACACCAAAGATGGTGGAGTTGAAGTATGGATGACTGCAGAGGAAAA
- the LOC18106913 gene encoding protein FAR1-RELATED SEQUENCE 5 has translation MDVDERIDIAESSIGNELVEHGGELVEHEGDDMVVEPHEGMEFESEDAAKIFYDEYARRIGFVMRVMSCRRSERDGRILARRLGCNKEGYCVSIRGKFGNVRKPRPSTREGCKAMIHVKFDKSGKWVITKFVKDHNHPLVVAPREARQTLDEKDKKIQELTAELRNKKRLCATYQEQLSAFVKIVEDHSEKLSKKVKNAVENLKEFESIEQELMQHT, from the exons A TGGATGTAGATGAGAGGATTGATATAGCAGAGAGCTCTATTGGAAATGAATTGGTTGAACATGGTGGTGAATTGGTTGAACATGAAGGTGATGATATGGTTGTAGAACCACATGAGGGCATGGAGTTTGAATCAGAAGATGCTGCCAAGATATTCTATGATGAATATGCCCGGCGGATAGGATTTGTAATGCGTGTAATGTCTTGTCGTCGTTCTGAAAGAGATGGGAGGATTCTTGCCAGGCGACTTGGGTGTAATAAGGAGGGTTATTGTGTAAGCATTCGAGGGAAATTTGGAAATGTTCGAAAGCCACGACCAAGTACTAGAGAAGGTTGTAAAGCAATGATTCATGTTAAGTTTGATAAGTCTGGAAAATGGGTGATAACGAAATTTGTAAAGGACCATAATCATCCACTTGTAGTGGCCCCACGTGAAGCTCGTCAAACGTTG gatgaaaaagacaaaaaaattcaagaattaacTGCTGAATTGAGAAATAAGAAGCGGTTATGTGCCACTTATCAAGAACAGCTAAGTGCATTTGTGAAAATTGTTGAAGATCACAGTGAGAAGCTATCCAAGAAAGTTAAAAATGCGGTAGAAAATCTAAAAGAATTTGAGTCTATTGAGCAGGAGCTCATGCAGCATACATAG
- the LOC112324783 gene encoding mitogen-activated protein kinase kinase kinase ANP1 has translation MESQVSHYTRQILQGLKYLHGFNVIHRDLKCANILVTEFGNIKLADFGLSKCMEDGQSLKPGSRSSLWMAPEVANPKSGRYDFRADTWSLGCVVVEMSTRKSPQYNASNTLALERAIRKGTGPISPDSLSQTSKDFIKKCLQPDPNKRPTAAELLAHPFVNESSCTQPDLRELLFDESVLRAVEHSQLYSMIDLKCANILVTESGNIKLAGFGLSIMEDSQSLKPGTRSSYWMAPEIANRRSGRWIINFIWRACLNVLLAKDNLEKRGVQVKNVTGTPALEIEVNMEPRRATKTGTHLLPPDTQQRTSKFFGVSSPSDIGEALLQWEVPVSAAACRLLRPQGGTSRTCNLSSMICKGTDANQHLLSTIHAKSYFKKYV, from the exons ATGGAATCCCAAGTTTCTCATTATACTCGACAGATATTGCAAGGTCTGAAGTATCTTCATGGTTTTAATGTGATTCATAGAGATCTTAAATGTGCAAACATACTGGTGACCGAATTTGGAAACATAAAACTTGCTGATTTTGGTCTGTCGAAATGTATGGAAGATGGTCAGTCTTTGAAGCCTGGCTCGAGAAGTTCATTATGGATGGCTCCGGAAGTTGCTAATCCTAAAAGTGGCAGGTATGATTTTCGAGCTGATACATGGAGCCTTGGATGCGTTGTGGTGGAAATGTCGACCCGAAAGTCTCCACAGTATAATGCTAGCAATACCTTGGCCTTAGAACGTGCAATTAGAAAGGGCACAGGACCTATTAGTCCTGATTCTCTCTCACAAACTTCGAAGGACTTCATCAAAAAATGCCTGCAGCCAGATCCAAATAAGCGTCCAACTGCTGCCGAGCTTTTAGCTCATCCTTTCGTGAATGAATCATCTTGCACGCAACCTGATCTTCGCGAATTGCT ttttgatgaaTCTGTACTCCGTGCTGTTGAACATTCCCAGCTGTACTCAATGAT AGATCTTAAATGTGCAAACATATTGGTGACCGAATCTGGAAACATAAAACTTGCTGGTTTTGGTTTGTCTATTATGGAAGATAGCCAGTCTTTGAAGCCTGGCACGAGAAGTTCATATTGGATGGCTCCGGAAATTGCTAATCGTAGAAGTG GAAGAtggatcataaattttatttggagaGCGTGCCTCAATGTCCTTCTCGCCAAGGATAACTTGGAAAAGAGAGGAGTGCAGGTTAAGAATGTGACGGGAACACCAGCCCTGGAGATTGAGGTCAATATGGAACCACGGCGAGCCACCAAAACTGGAACCCACCTGCTGCCGCCTGATACTCAACAAAGAA CATCAAAATTCTTTGGTGTGTCCTCCCCATCTGATATCGGTGAAGCTCTACTACAATGGGAAGTGCCCGTTTCAGCAGCTGCGTGCAGATTGCTTAGGCCCCAAGGAGGAACATCCCGCACTTGCAATCTTTCTTCAAT GATTTGCAAGGGAACTGATGCCAATCAGCATTTACTTTCCACCATCCATGCCAAGAGCTACTTCAAGAAATATGTATga
- the LOC18106917 gene encoding calmodulin-like protein 3, translating to MPTILLRIFILYNLLNSFLLSLVPKKLRFLLPTSWYHPHQANTNTSWCHHHQANTNTKKPSSLLPSPSFVLTRMDQAELKRVFQMFDRNGDGKITKKELNDSLENLGIFIPDKELTQMIETIDVNGDGCVDIDEFGELYQSLMDDKDEEEDMREAFKVFDQNGDGFITVDELRSVLASLGLKQGRTLEDCKRMIMKVDVDGDGMVDYKEFKKMMKGGGFSALG from the coding sequence ATGCCAACTATTTTGCTTAGGATTTTCATTCTTTACAACCTGCTCAACTCTTTCCTCCTCTCTTTGGTCCCCAAGAAACTTAGGTTCCTCCTCCCAACTTCTTGGTACCACCCCCACCAAGCCAATACCAACACTTCTTGGTGCCACCACCACCAAGCCAATACCAATACCAAGAAACCCTCTTCTTTGCTGCCATCTCCATCTTTTGTTTTGACAAGAATGGACCAAGCTGAGTTAAAGAGAGTTTTTCAAATGTTTGATAGGAATGGAGATGGGAAGATCACCAAGAAGGAGTTGAATGATTCTTTAGAGAATCTCGGAATCTTTATCCCTGATAAAGAGTTGACTCAGATGATTGAAACGATTGATGTCAATGGTGATGGTTGTGTGGATATTGATGAGTTTGGTGAATTGTATCAATCACTCATGGATGACAAAGACGAGGAGGAAGATATGAGGGAGGCTTTTAAAGTTTTTGATCAAAATGGGGATGGTTTCATCACCGTTGATGAGCTGAGGTCTGTTTTGGCATCACTTGGGCTTAAACAAGGCAGGACTTTAGAGGACTGTAAGAGGATGATAATGAAGGTGGATGTTGATGGTGATGGAATGGTTGATTACAAGGAGTttaagaagatgatgaaggGTGGTGGCTTTAGTGCTTTGGGTTAA
- the LOC112324784 gene encoding uncharacterized protein LOC112324784, with amino-acid sequence MNHSNFNSYDAFDFDDDTPVFAFQVAAAVVAEEESNNQGRRTGYRGSILGHNIVNRNRKEDLTDEYLQIGESTAIESLRAFVKAIVEVFGDSYLRAPNEADVCRLLSIGEQRGFSGMLRSIDCMHWKWEKCPIAWHEIYTGHCHEPTIILEAVASQDLWIWHAFFGMPGSLNDINVLDRSPIFAALAEGRTPPVNYTINGHEYTMGYYLADEIYPNLSTFVKTIPRPLGAKRKYFASKQESARKDVERAFGVLQSRFAIVRGPVRYWDEETLANIMKACIIMHNMIIEDEGAMNLGFDHEREVNSLDRATSSQLQEDLVEYLWEQYGNE; translated from the exons atgaatcattctaattttaattcttatgatgcttttgattttgatgatgacactcctgtgtttgcttttcaagttgctgctgctgtggtTGCTGAAGAAGAATCGAATAATCAAGGGCGGAGAACAGGGTATCGTGGCTCTATTCTTGGCCACAATATTGTCAATCGTAATAGAAAGGAAG ATCTTACTGATGAATATCTTCAAATTGGAGAAAGCACTGCGATAGAAAGTCTTAGAGCTTTCGTCAAAGCAATCGTagaagtttttggtgattcGTATCTAAGGGCACCAAACGAGGCCGATGTTTGtcgattattatcaattggagAGCAGCGTGGATTTTCAGGGATGTTAAGGAGCATTGATTGTATGCATTGGAAATGGGAGAAATGCCCAATTGCATGGCATGAGATATATACTGGTCATTGTCATGAACCAACTATAATTCTAGAGGCGGTGGCTTCACAAGATCTTTGGATATGGCATGCCTTTTTTGGAATGCCTGgatcattaaatgatattaatgttcttgATCGGTCACCTATCTTCGCTGCACTTGCTGAAGGTCGTACTCCTCCtgtcaattatacaattaatgggCATGAATATACAATGGGATACTATTTAGCAGATGAGATTTATCCTAATTTGTCAACTTTTGTTAAGACAATCCCAAGGCCATTAggagcaaagagaaaatattttgcaagtaaGCAAGAGTCTGCAAGAAAGGATGTAGAGCGGGCATTTGGAGTGCTCCAATCTCGTTTTGCAATTGTACGTGGACCTGTTCGATACTGGGATGAAGAAACGCttgcaaatattatgaaagcttgcataataatgcataatatgattattgaagatgaaggagcaatgaaccttggatttgaccatgaacgtgaagtcaattcctt GGATAGAGCAACTAGCTCTCAACTACAAGAAGATTTGGTTGAATATTTATGGGAACAATATGGTAACGAGTAG
- the LOC18106918 gene encoding uncharacterized protein LOC18106918 isoform X3: MLNKESEDGKEYFRKLSRKELQSLCKQCSLPARKSTSEMVESLAFYFMRKGLSLVSSSTSIVGVQNALLHTSSMPPLQPKPALNSIQDGFELRSCPGEEINKGNRNFKYNKSESFIGPGAYNKEIFGGLINDFREVSPSQFFSQYAGSHVNHNKPQLSLGGRVEDSPPFHGTDVNTIASSEENAQPSMKTTANVPASFEFHVSSEEGIKLCVDLNSSPSEWIKKYKNQVSLCDNVVNTKSRSLYQELGCIGESNKKMKSSVLQNMDSDQIRDDFVQTDPSPSSVAGKNINVSNGHPVGGNNSLISSPIIPCGVVVDVTQSLEADPGLASAEPSSDGQNQKTSNTESCSKKESIAAPDSDITDTTLEKTACNFAVNSISNGSVDCIALMHQSSKRDDEVCENSTQQNSCNLENASVVFPGCFMEMQLSETGNYPKDASCLPHKNGKFLDPYNSKHNRGSEQDGLANSSENNRCDNQVPACSEEQEWSNAISGRESSVCSQVDDSFGKTSLKSEILRSSEELLRKRSHVDRASQNGCGKHDTIILRSTRRSAGKVLPRRSMRLVSK; the protein is encoded by the exons ATGTTAAATAAAGAGAGCGAGGACGGAAAGGAGTATTTTCGCAAACTTTCGAGAAAAGAACTTCAAAGTTTGTGTAAGCAATGTAGTTTGCCTGCTAGAAAATCAACTTCCGAAATGGTCGAATCGCTTGCGTTTTACTTTATG AGGAAGGGTTTGAGTTTGGTATCATCTAGCACAAGCATAGTTGGGGTTCAAAATGCTTTACTTCATACGTCTTCGATGCCACCATTGCAGCCTAAGCCTGCATTAAATTCAATACAAG ATGGTTTTGAACTCAGATCTTGTCCCGGAGAGGAGATTAACAAAGGGAATAGaaatttcaaatacaataaatcggAAAGTTTTATTGGGCCTGGAGCTTATAATAAg GAAATCTTTGGTGgcttaattaatgattttcGAGAGGTATCTCCATCtcagtttttttctcaatatgctGGGAGTCATGTCAACCATAATAAGCCCCAATTAAGCCTTGGTGGCAGGGTAGAAGATTCGCCCCCATTTCATGGTACAGATGTAAATACTATAGCCAGTTCTGAAGAGAATGCCCAGCCTTCTATGAAAACTACTGCAAATGTCCCAGCATCTTTTGAATTTCATGTCAGTTCGGAAGAGGGAATTAAACTTTGTGTTGATCTGAATTCAAGCCCATCAGAGTggattaagaaatataaaaatcaagtttctttgTGCGACAATGTGGTTAATACTAAGTCTCGGAGTCTTTATCAAGAGCTTGGGTGTATTGGAGAGagtaataagaaaatgaaaagttcTGTTCTTCAGAATATGGATTCTGACCAAATCAGGGATGACTTTGTGCAAACTGATCCTTCTCCAAGTTCAGTTgcaggaaaaaatattaatgtgagTAATGGTCATCCAGTTGGAGGTAATAATTCCCTAATCTCATCACCCATAATACCTTGTGGTGTAGTTGTAGATGTTACGCAATCCTTGGAGGCGGATCCAGGACTTGCCTCAGCCGAACCCAGTTCTGATGGGCAGAACCAGAAAACTTCGAACACTGAATCCTGTAGCAAAAAGGAGAGCATCGCTGCCCCTGATTCAGATATCACTGACACTACGTTAGAAAAGACAGCCTGCAATTTTGCTGTAAACTCCATCTCCAACGGTTCTGTAGATTGTATTGCATTGATGCATCAGAGTTCAAAGCGTGATGATGAAGTTTGTGAGAATTCAACCCAGCAGAACAGTTGTAATCTTGAGAATGCTAGTGTTGTATTCCCTGGATGCTTTATGGAGATGCAGTTATCAGAAACTGGAAATTATCCCAAAGATGCATCATGTTTACCTCATAAAAATGGCAAATTCTTGGATCCATATAATTCAAAGCACAATAGAGGATCTGAGCAGGATGGATTAGCCAACTCAAGTGAGAACAATCGTTGCGATAACCAGGTGCCCGCATGCTCCGAAGAGCAG GAATGGAGCAATGCTATCAGTGGCAGGGAGAGTTcagt ATGCTCGCAGGTTGATGACTCATTTGGTAAGACTTCTTTGAAGTCTGAAATTCTCAGATCAAGTGAAGAACTCCTTAGAAAGAGGTCACATGTAGACAGGGCGAGTCAAAATGGCTGTGGCAAGCATGACACAATAATTTTAAGAAGCACAAGGCGCTCTGCTGGAAAGGTCCTTCCTAGAAGATCCATGAGGCTAGTCTCTAAG TGA
- the LOC18106918 gene encoding uncharacterized protein LOC18106918 isoform X1: protein MLNKESEDGKEYFRKLSRKELQSLCKQCSLPARKSTSEMVESLAFYFMRKGLSLVSSSTSIVGVQNALLHTSSMPPLQPKPALNSIQDGFELRSCPGEEINKGNRNFKYNKSESFIGPGAYNKEIFGGLINDFREVSPSQFFSQYAGSHVNHNKPQLSLGGRVEDSPPFHGTDVNTIASSEENAQPSMKTTANVPASFEFHVSSEEGIKLCVDLNSSPSEWIKKYKNQVSLCDNVVNTKSRSLYQELGCIGESNKKMKSSVLQNMDSDQIRDDFVQTDPSPSSVAGKNINVSNGHPVGGNNSLISSPIIPCGVVVDVTQSLEADPGLASAEPSSDGQNQKTSNTESCSKKESIAAPDSDITDTTLEKTACNFAVNSISNGSVDCIALMHQSSKRDDEVCENSTQQNSCNLENASVVFPGCFMEMQLSETGNYPKDASCLPHKNGKFLDPYNSKHNRGSEQDGLANSSENNRCDNQVPACSEEQEWSNAISGRESSVCSQVDDSFGKTSLKSEILRSSEELLRKRSHVDRASQNGCGKHDTIILRSTRRSAGKVLPRRSMSEFAFYMLPASQQLD from the exons ATGTTAAATAAAGAGAGCGAGGACGGAAAGGAGTATTTTCGCAAACTTTCGAGAAAAGAACTTCAAAGTTTGTGTAAGCAATGTAGTTTGCCTGCTAGAAAATCAACTTCCGAAATGGTCGAATCGCTTGCGTTTTACTTTATG AGGAAGGGTTTGAGTTTGGTATCATCTAGCACAAGCATAGTTGGGGTTCAAAATGCTTTACTTCATACGTCTTCGATGCCACCATTGCAGCCTAAGCCTGCATTAAATTCAATACAAG ATGGTTTTGAACTCAGATCTTGTCCCGGAGAGGAGATTAACAAAGGGAATAGaaatttcaaatacaataaatcggAAAGTTTTATTGGGCCTGGAGCTTATAATAAg GAAATCTTTGGTGgcttaattaatgattttcGAGAGGTATCTCCATCtcagtttttttctcaatatgctGGGAGTCATGTCAACCATAATAAGCCCCAATTAAGCCTTGGTGGCAGGGTAGAAGATTCGCCCCCATTTCATGGTACAGATGTAAATACTATAGCCAGTTCTGAAGAGAATGCCCAGCCTTCTATGAAAACTACTGCAAATGTCCCAGCATCTTTTGAATTTCATGTCAGTTCGGAAGAGGGAATTAAACTTTGTGTTGATCTGAATTCAAGCCCATCAGAGTggattaagaaatataaaaatcaagtttctttgTGCGACAATGTGGTTAATACTAAGTCTCGGAGTCTTTATCAAGAGCTTGGGTGTATTGGAGAGagtaataagaaaatgaaaagttcTGTTCTTCAGAATATGGATTCTGACCAAATCAGGGATGACTTTGTGCAAACTGATCCTTCTCCAAGTTCAGTTgcaggaaaaaatattaatgtgagTAATGGTCATCCAGTTGGAGGTAATAATTCCCTAATCTCATCACCCATAATACCTTGTGGTGTAGTTGTAGATGTTACGCAATCCTTGGAGGCGGATCCAGGACTTGCCTCAGCCGAACCCAGTTCTGATGGGCAGAACCAGAAAACTTCGAACACTGAATCCTGTAGCAAAAAGGAGAGCATCGCTGCCCCTGATTCAGATATCACTGACACTACGTTAGAAAAGACAGCCTGCAATTTTGCTGTAAACTCCATCTCCAACGGTTCTGTAGATTGTATTGCATTGATGCATCAGAGTTCAAAGCGTGATGATGAAGTTTGTGAGAATTCAACCCAGCAGAACAGTTGTAATCTTGAGAATGCTAGTGTTGTATTCCCTGGATGCTTTATGGAGATGCAGTTATCAGAAACTGGAAATTATCCCAAAGATGCATCATGTTTACCTCATAAAAATGGCAAATTCTTGGATCCATATAATTCAAAGCACAATAGAGGATCTGAGCAGGATGGATTAGCCAACTCAAGTGAGAACAATCGTTGCGATAACCAGGTGCCCGCATGCTCCGAAGAGCAG GAATGGAGCAATGCTATCAGTGGCAGGGAGAGTTcagt ATGCTCGCAGGTTGATGACTCATTTGGTAAGACTTCTTTGAAGTCTGAAATTCTCAGATCAAGTGAAGAACTCCTTAGAAAGAGGTCACATGTAGACAGGGCGAGTCAAAATGGCTGTGGCAAGCATGACACAATAATTTTAAGAAGCACAAGGCGCTCTGCTGGAAAGGTCCTTCCTAGAAGATCCATGAG TGAGTTCGCGTTCTATATGCTGCCTGCATCGCAACAATTggattga
- the LOC18106918 gene encoding uncharacterized protein LOC18106918 isoform X2 translates to MLNKESEDGKEYFRKLSRKELQSLCKQCSLPARKSTSEMVESLAFYFMRKGLSLVSSSTSIVGVQNALLHTSSMPPLQPKPALNSIQDGFELRSCPGEEINKGNRNFKYNKSESFIGPGAYNKEIFGGLINDFREVSPSQFFSQYAGSHVNHNKPQLSLGGRVEDSPPFHGTDVNTIASSEENAQPSMKTTANVPASFEFHVSSEEGIKLCVDLNSSPSEWIKKYKNQVSLCDNVVNTKSRSLYQELGCIGESNKKMKSSVLQNMDSDQIRDDFVQTDPSPSSVAGKNINVSNGHPVGGNNSLISSPIIPCGVVVDVTQSLEADPGLASAEPSSDGQNQKTSNTESCSKKESIAAPDSDITDTTLEKTACNFAVNSISNGSVDCIALMHQSSKRDDEVCENSTQQNSCNLENASVVFPGCFMEMQLSETGNYPKDASCLPHKNGKFLDPYNSKHNRGSEQDGLANSSENNRCDNQEWSNAISGRESSVCSQVDDSFGKTSLKSEILRSSEELLRKRSHVDRASQNGCGKHDTIILRSTRRSAGKVLPRRSMSEFAFYMLPASQQLD, encoded by the exons ATGTTAAATAAAGAGAGCGAGGACGGAAAGGAGTATTTTCGCAAACTTTCGAGAAAAGAACTTCAAAGTTTGTGTAAGCAATGTAGTTTGCCTGCTAGAAAATCAACTTCCGAAATGGTCGAATCGCTTGCGTTTTACTTTATG AGGAAGGGTTTGAGTTTGGTATCATCTAGCACAAGCATAGTTGGGGTTCAAAATGCTTTACTTCATACGTCTTCGATGCCACCATTGCAGCCTAAGCCTGCATTAAATTCAATACAAG ATGGTTTTGAACTCAGATCTTGTCCCGGAGAGGAGATTAACAAAGGGAATAGaaatttcaaatacaataaatcggAAAGTTTTATTGGGCCTGGAGCTTATAATAAg GAAATCTTTGGTGgcttaattaatgattttcGAGAGGTATCTCCATCtcagtttttttctcaatatgctGGGAGTCATGTCAACCATAATAAGCCCCAATTAAGCCTTGGTGGCAGGGTAGAAGATTCGCCCCCATTTCATGGTACAGATGTAAATACTATAGCCAGTTCTGAAGAGAATGCCCAGCCTTCTATGAAAACTACTGCAAATGTCCCAGCATCTTTTGAATTTCATGTCAGTTCGGAAGAGGGAATTAAACTTTGTGTTGATCTGAATTCAAGCCCATCAGAGTggattaagaaatataaaaatcaagtttctttgTGCGACAATGTGGTTAATACTAAGTCTCGGAGTCTTTATCAAGAGCTTGGGTGTATTGGAGAGagtaataagaaaatgaaaagttcTGTTCTTCAGAATATGGATTCTGACCAAATCAGGGATGACTTTGTGCAAACTGATCCTTCTCCAAGTTCAGTTgcaggaaaaaatattaatgtgagTAATGGTCATCCAGTTGGAGGTAATAATTCCCTAATCTCATCACCCATAATACCTTGTGGTGTAGTTGTAGATGTTACGCAATCCTTGGAGGCGGATCCAGGACTTGCCTCAGCCGAACCCAGTTCTGATGGGCAGAACCAGAAAACTTCGAACACTGAATCCTGTAGCAAAAAGGAGAGCATCGCTGCCCCTGATTCAGATATCACTGACACTACGTTAGAAAAGACAGCCTGCAATTTTGCTGTAAACTCCATCTCCAACGGTTCTGTAGATTGTATTGCATTGATGCATCAGAGTTCAAAGCGTGATGATGAAGTTTGTGAGAATTCAACCCAGCAGAACAGTTGTAATCTTGAGAATGCTAGTGTTGTATTCCCTGGATGCTTTATGGAGATGCAGTTATCAGAAACTGGAAATTATCCCAAAGATGCATCATGTTTACCTCATAAAAATGGCAAATTCTTGGATCCATATAATTCAAAGCACAATAGAGGATCTGAGCAGGATGGATTAGCCAACTCAAGTGAGAACAATCGTTGCGATAACCAG GAATGGAGCAATGCTATCAGTGGCAGGGAGAGTTcagt ATGCTCGCAGGTTGATGACTCATTTGGTAAGACTTCTTTGAAGTCTGAAATTCTCAGATCAAGTGAAGAACTCCTTAGAAAGAGGTCACATGTAGACAGGGCGAGTCAAAATGGCTGTGGCAAGCATGACACAATAATTTTAAGAAGCACAAGGCGCTCTGCTGGAAAGGTCCTTCCTAGAAGATCCATGAG TGAGTTCGCGTTCTATATGCTGCCTGCATCGCAACAATTggattga